A stretch of Apostichopus japonicus isolate 1M-3 chromosome 9, ASM3797524v1, whole genome shotgun sequence DNA encodes these proteins:
- the LOC139973833 gene encoding uncharacterized protein — protein sequence MTPLKTQSFIVHGSSYFVFQQPAYPRDCKEVSNACSSTHNTSGVYLIKPDGYPEPFEAYCNNDLDTGGRTVLQRRRSDSVNFSRSWKDFRNGVGFLGSDFWIGNEKIAVLTNQKRYQLRMDFENVAGQTYYVTYDEFQTIPEWCPANEIFSNETCERTCDDPDTCISATSRTETEQCVCVGNYLRQQEQCIHLNQCNCFVADKGGVLMEGDFYVNSRCTRKSTCRNNQIIQASYQCSAHATCAERNGVRKCYCNSNYQGDGETCTHNCFVADIGSVLGVGDFYVNSRCTRKSTCQNNRIVEASYQCSDQATCAERNGVRKCYCNSNYQGDGETCTHNCFVADIGSVLGVGDFYVNSRCTRKSTCRNNQIIQSSYQCSDHATCAERNGVRDGVTCTREVVPKDCQELYVSGTRSDGVYTIYPDGWTSGIQVYCEMESNGGGWTVIQRRSSASVNFYLGWTDYKNGFGNKNQDHWLGNKYIHSMTNQKTYQLRIDLRDSASSSYYAIYSTFSINNEADKYRLSVGSYSGNTE from the exons ATGACACCATTAAAAACTCAGAGTTTCATTGTGCACG GTtcttcatactttgtttttcaacaacctgcGTATCCGAGAGACTGCAAAGAAGTATCGAATGCATGTTCCTCTACCCACAATACATCTGGAGTGTAccttattaaaccagatggctaTCCGGAACCGTTTGAGGCTTACTGTAACAATGATCTTGATACTGGTGGAAGGACG GTATTACAGCGACGAAGATCGGATTCTGTAAATTTTAGTAGAAGTTGGAAAGACTTCAGAAATGGCGTTGGCTTTCTAGGGAGTGACTTTTGgatcggaaatgagaaaattgccgtcttaacaaatcaaaagcgaTACCAACTGCGAATGGACTTTGAGAACGTTGCTGGACAAACTTACTATGTAACATACGACGAGtttc AAACAATCCCTGAATGGTGTCcagctaatgagatatttagcaatgagacCTGCGAGAGGACTTGTGACGACCCTGATACTTGCATCTCGGCTACCTCTCGCACAGAAACAGAGCAATGTGTTTGCGTCGGTAATTATCTGAGACAGCAAGAACAATGCATCCATCTGAACCAatgcaactgcttcgttgctgacaaaggagGTGTATTAatg GAAGGCGATttttacgtcaattcaagatgtacacgaaaatcaacttgccgaaacaaccagattatacaagcgagttaccagtgtagtgctCACGCgacctgtgctgagaggaacggtgtccgtaaatgttactgcaattcaaactaccaaggggacggagagacgtgcacccacaactgcttcgttgctgacataggaagtgtattaggg gttggcgatttttacgtcaattcaagatgtacacgaaaatcaacttgccAAAACAACCGGATTGtagaggcgagttaccagtgtagtgatcaagcaacctgtgctgagaggaacggtgtccgtaaatgttactgcaattcaaactaccaaggggacggagagacgtgcacccacaactgcttcgttgctgacataggaagtgtattaggg gttggcgatttttacgtcaattcaagatgtacacgaaaatcaacttgccgaaacaaccagattatacaatcgagttaccagtgtagtgatcacgcaacatgtgctgagaggaacggtgtcc gggacggagtgacgtgcactcGCGAGGTGGTCCCAAAAGATTGCCAAGAGCTTTATGTTTCCGGTACACGCAGTGATGGTGTGTACACCATTTATCCTGATGGTTGGACAAGCGGCATTCAGGtttactgtgagatggaaagtaaCGGAGGAGGTTGGACT gTAATCCAGCGACGATCGAGTGCCTCCGTTAACTTTTATCTTGGTTGGACGGACTACAAGAACGGTTTCGGTAATAAAAATCAAGACCACTGGCTAGGAAATAAATATATCCACTCTATGACCAACCAGAAAACGTACCAGCTTCGTATTGATCTAAGGGATTCCGCTTCATCATCGTATTACGCCATCTATTCGACTTTCAGCATTAATAACGAGGCAGACAAGTATCGACTATCAGTTGGATCATACAGTGGAAATACAG AGTAA